Proteins from a genomic interval of Stigmatopora nigra isolate UIUO_SnigA chromosome 19, RoL_Snig_1.1, whole genome shotgun sequence:
- the ube2b gene encoding ubiquitin-conjugating enzyme E2 B produces MSTPARRRLMRDFKRLQEDPPTGVSGAPSENNIMLWNAVIFGPVGTPFEDGTFKLLIEFSEEYPNKPPTVRFVSRMFHPNVYADGSICLDILQNRWSPTYDVSSILTSIQSLLDEPNPNSPANSQAAQLYQENKREYEKRVTAIVEQSWVDV; encoded by the exons ACTTCAGGAGGACCCCCCCACGGGCGTGAGCGGAGCACCTTCGGAGAACAATATCATGCTCTGGAACGCTGTTATTTTTGG TCCCGTCGGCACGCCGTTTGAAGATG GGACGTTTAAGCTTCTGATCGAGTTTTCCGAGGAGTACCCCAACAAGCCTCCCACGGTTCGCTTTGTCTCCCGAATGTTTCACCCTAATG TGTACGCCGATGGCAGCATATGTTTAGACATCCTCCAGAACCGCTGGAGCCCCACTTACGACGTGTCGTCCATCCTCACCTCCATCCAG TCGTTGCTGGACGAGCCCAACCCCAACAGCCCGGCCAACAGCCAGGCGGCGCAGCTGTACCAGGAGAACAAGCGCGAGTACGAGAAGCGAGTGACGGCTATCGTGGAGCAAAGCTGGGTGGACGTGTGA